From the genome of Dickeya aquatica, one region includes:
- the feoB gene encoding Fe(2+) transporter permease subunit FeoB, translating into MSTQSVIGVVGNPNCGKTTLFNVLTGGKQTVGNWPGVTVEKKVGSYRYQQQQITLVDLPGVYSLNPSSESSEDERVARDYILSGEAGLVLNIVDAANLERNLYLTAQLLDMNVPMVVAVNMMDIAAARKLDIDIHGLSQRLGCPVVAITASQKKGIDDLLQVCQSALAQPVLPSVSIPYDEPLSQAAQAMARQLVAAQLAGAPVIRNPHWLALQLLEGDVTVRNQLSAESLKMADEQIARLVAHYDDELDIFLADARYQFVAAVARAVITRRGEASATMTDKIDRIVLHRFLGIPIFLLVMYLMFVFTINIGSAFTDFFDKLFGALLVEGFGELLLALNVPEWLKTLLADGVGGGIQTVSTFIPVIGCLYLFLSWLEDSGYMARAAFVMDRFMRSIGLPGKAFVPLIVGFGCNVPAVMATRTMERHSDRVVTVMMAPFMSCGARLPVYVLFASALFVEGGQNLVFGLYLVGIAAAIATGFLLKNTALKGEASAFVMEIPPYHLPSLRSVLIRTWERLKGFLLRAGRLIVVVVTVLGFLNSMGTDGSFGNQNTQKSVLSAVGQAIVPVFKPLGIRQENWPAAVGVFTGIFAKEAVVGTLDSLYGAMAASQEGRAKAEEKTFSLIGSVQDALATIPENLGKLGGAVLNPLGINVGDLSDTASVAKDNKFSSLTVISQLFDGQLGAFSYLLYVPCVAAVSAIWREVGTAWTLFCAGWTIQVGYSTAVVVYQIGRFAEHPLYSSCALAGVGR; encoded by the coding sequence ATGAGTACGCAATCCGTTATTGGGGTGGTGGGCAACCCGAACTGTGGCAAAACGACGTTATTTAACGTCCTGACCGGTGGCAAACAAACGGTCGGTAACTGGCCGGGTGTCACGGTAGAGAAAAAAGTGGGCAGCTACCGCTACCAGCAGCAACAGATAACGCTGGTGGATTTACCGGGAGTGTATTCACTTAACCCGTCGTCAGAAAGCTCCGAAGATGAGCGGGTAGCTCGGGATTATATTTTGTCTGGTGAAGCCGGGCTGGTGCTGAACATTGTTGATGCGGCGAATCTGGAACGTAATTTGTACCTGACGGCGCAACTGCTGGATATGAATGTGCCGATGGTCGTGGCCGTCAACATGATGGACATTGCGGCTGCCCGTAAGCTCGATATTGATATTCATGGCCTGTCCCAACGATTGGGCTGCCCGGTGGTGGCGATTACTGCCAGCCAGAAAAAAGGCATCGATGATTTGTTGCAGGTTTGTCAGTCGGCACTGGCACAGCCTGTACTCCCCAGCGTGTCTATTCCTTATGATGAACCACTCAGTCAGGCGGCTCAGGCGATGGCCAGACAACTGGTGGCCGCACAACTGGCTGGCGCACCGGTTATCCGCAATCCGCACTGGCTGGCGCTGCAATTGCTGGAAGGGGATGTGACGGTGCGCAACCAACTCAGTGCCGAGTCACTGAAGATGGCTGATGAGCAGATTGCCCGGCTGGTTGCGCATTATGATGATGAGCTGGACATCTTTCTGGCGGATGCGCGTTATCAGTTTGTCGCCGCAGTCGCTCGTGCGGTGATTACCCGCCGTGGTGAAGCCTCGGCCACCATGACGGATAAAATCGACCGTATCGTACTGCACCGTTTTTTGGGTATCCCTATCTTTTTGCTGGTGATGTATTTGATGTTCGTCTTCACCATCAATATCGGCAGTGCGTTTACCGACTTTTTTGACAAGCTGTTTGGTGCCCTGCTGGTGGAAGGGTTTGGCGAGCTGTTGCTGGCGCTGAATGTTCCCGAATGGCTGAAAACGCTGCTGGCAGACGGTGTCGGGGGCGGTATCCAGACGGTATCGACATTTATTCCGGTGATCGGCTGTTTGTATCTGTTTTTGTCCTGGCTGGAGGATTCCGGTTACATGGCGCGTGCAGCATTTGTCATGGACAGGTTCATGCGCAGCATCGGTCTGCCGGGTAAGGCGTTCGTGCCGCTGATTGTCGGCTTCGGCTGTAATGTGCCAGCGGTGATGGCAACCCGTACCATGGAGCGCCACAGTGACCGGGTTGTCACTGTGATGATGGCACCGTTTATGTCTTGCGGGGCGCGCCTGCCGGTCTATGTGCTGTTTGCCTCGGCGCTGTTTGTCGAAGGCGGGCAGAATCTGGTATTTGGCTTGTATCTGGTCGGTATCGCTGCCGCCATCGCCACGGGGTTCTTGCTGAAAAACACAGCCCTGAAAGGGGAAGCGTCGGCGTTTGTTATGGAGATCCCACCCTATCACTTACCCAGTCTGCGCAGTGTGCTGATTCGTACCTGGGAGCGGTTGAAGGGCTTCTTGCTGCGCGCCGGGCGGCTGATTGTGGTGGTGGTGACGGTGCTGGGTTTCCTCAATTCCATGGGAACGGACGGCTCATTTGGCAACCAGAACACGCAGAAGTCGGTGTTATCAGCCGTCGGGCAGGCGATAGTTCCGGTATTCAAACCGCTTGGTATTCGTCAGGAAAACTGGCCTGCGGCTGTCGGTGTGTTCACCGGGATTTTTGCCAAGGAAGCGGTGGTCGGTACGCTGGATTCGCTTTATGGCGCGATGGCAGCATCACAAGAGGGGCGGGCTAAAGCGGAGGAAAAAACCTTCAGCCTGATAGGCAGTGTGCAAGACGCGCTGGCGACGATCCCTGAAAATCTGGGCAAGCTGGGGGGGGCAGTGCTTAACCCGCTGGGTATTAACGTCGGGGATTTGAGCGATACCGCTAGCGTGGCGAAAGACAACAAATTCTCATCGCTGACCGTTATCAGTCAGTTATTTGACGGGCAACTGGGAGCCTTCAGTTACCTGCTGTATGTGCCTTGTGTGGCGGCGGTTTCGGCCATCTGGCGTGAAGTGGGGACGGCCTGGACGCTATTTTGCGCTGGCTGGACTATTCAGGTGGGCTATAGCACGGCGGTCGTTGTCTATCAGATAGGGCGTTTTGCCGAGCATCCGCTGTATTCATCCTGTGCATTAGCGGGTGTTGGGCGCTGA
- a CDS encoding FeoA family protein, which translates to MTLEALAVGTQWRVLGFQKGSADYRKRLLALGVTPGVEFSVARVAPLGDPIELRLRGASISVRKGEAQILILEKC; encoded by the coding sequence ATGACGCTGGAAGCATTGGCAGTTGGCACACAGTGGCGTGTTTTAGGGTTTCAGAAAGGATCGGCAGACTACCGCAAGCGCCTGTTAGCGCTTGGCGTGACACCGGGCGTGGAGTTTTCTGTCGCCCGTGTTGCGCCATTGGGGGATCCGATAGAGTTACGTTTGCGTGGCGCATCAATCAGCGTGCGCAAAGGCGAAGCACAGATTTTGATTCTGGAAAAATGTTAA
- a CDS encoding SpoVR family protein: MVISTDERVTNPQRLSDGPDWTFDLLHIYLDEINRVAKHYRLDTYPHQIEVITSEQMMDAYSSIGMPINYAHWSFGKKFIETEQRYKHGQQGLAYEIVINSNPCIAYLMEENTMPMQALVMAHACYGHNSFFKGNYLFRSWTDASSIVDYLLFARQYIAQCEERHGVVEVEKLLDSCHALMNYGVDRYKRPQKISLEEEKLRQKSREAYLQSQVNELWRTLPRREQEMSPEKARRFPLEPQENLLYFMEKNAPLLEPWQREILRIVRKISQYFYPQKQTQVMNEGWATFWHYTILNHLYDEGKLTDRFMLEFLHSHTNVVYQPPYNSPYYNGINPYALGFAMFQDIKRICQQPTEEDRYWFPDIAGKDWLDTLHFAMQNFKDESFISQFLSPKVMRDFRLFTVLDDDRNNYLEIAAIHDEKGYRKIRQELSAQYNLSQIEPNIQVWNVDLRGNRSLTLRYVPQNRAPLDKSSHEVMKHVYRLWGFDVTLEQVNDDGSTELIDRCPPRNNTL, translated from the coding sequence ATGGTGATATCGACTGATGAGCGGGTAACAAACCCACAACGCCTGAGTGACGGACCAGACTGGACGTTCGATCTGTTGCACATTTATCTGGATGAAATTAATCGCGTCGCGAAGCACTACCGACTGGATACGTATCCTCACCAGATTGAGGTGATCACCTCTGAGCAGATGATGGATGCCTATTCCAGTATCGGCATGCCGATTAATTACGCCCACTGGTCATTTGGCAAAAAATTCATTGAAACCGAGCAGCGCTATAAGCATGGTCAGCAGGGGCTGGCCTATGAGATTGTGATTAACTCCAATCCGTGTATCGCTTATTTGATGGAAGAGAACACCATGCCGATGCAGGCACTGGTGATGGCTCATGCCTGCTACGGGCATAACTCGTTTTTCAAAGGTAACTACCTGTTTCGCAGTTGGACGGATGCCAGCTCTATCGTTGATTATCTGCTGTTTGCCCGCCAGTACATTGCCCAATGTGAAGAGCGGCACGGCGTAGTCGAGGTAGAGAAGCTGCTCGACTCCTGTCATGCGCTGATGAACTACGGCGTAGATCGTTATAAACGCCCGCAAAAAATCTCACTGGAAGAGGAGAAACTGCGTCAGAAGAGCCGTGAGGCTTACCTGCAAAGCCAGGTCAATGAGCTCTGGCGTACACTGCCTCGCCGCGAGCAGGAAATGTCACCGGAAAAAGCACGCCGCTTCCCGCTGGAGCCACAGGAAAACCTGCTCTATTTCATGGAAAAAAACGCACCGCTGTTAGAGCCGTGGCAGCGAGAAATACTGCGTATTGTGCGTAAAATCAGCCAGTATTTTTACCCGCAAAAACAGACTCAGGTCATGAACGAAGGGTGGGCGACATTCTGGCACTACACGATTTTGAATCACCTGTATGACGAAGGTAAGTTAACCGATCGTTTTATGCTGGAGTTTCTGCACAGCCACACCAATGTGGTCTACCAGCCGCCCTACAACAGCCCCTATTACAACGGCATAAACCCCTATGCGCTGGGATTCGCGATGTTTCAGGACATCAAACGGATTTGTCAGCAACCAACCGAGGAAGATCGCTACTGGTTCCCCGATATTGCTGGTAAAGACTGGCTCGATACCTTGCACTTTGCCATGCAAAACTTCAAAGATGAAAGCTTTATCAGCCAGTTTTTATCTCCCAAGGTGATGCGAGACTTCCGGCTCTTCACCGTGCTGGATGACGATCGCAACAACTATCTGGAAATCGCGGCCATTCATGATGAAAAAGGCTATCGCAAAATTCGCCAGGAGCTCTCTGCACAATACAACCTCAGCCAGATAGAACCGAATATTCAGGTCTGGAATGTGGATTTACGCGGGAACCGCTCACTGACACTGCGCTATGTGCCACAAAATCGTGCGCCGCTGGATAAAAGCAGCCATGAGGTGATGAAACACGTTTATCGCCTGTGGGGGTTTGATGTCACACTCGAACAGGTCAATGATGATGGCAGTACAGAACTGATCGATCGCTGCCCGCCACGTAATAATACGCTGTAA
- the phoP gene encoding two-component system response regulator PhoP — protein MRILVVEDNVLLRHHLTVQLNEMGHQVDAAAEAKEADYFLQEHAPDIAIVDLGLPQEDGTSLIRRWRAHQIKLPILVLTARESWQEKVAVLEAGADDYVTKPFHIEEVIARMQALMRRNSGLASQIISLPPFEVDLSRRELLVNSEPVKLTAFEYTIIETLIRNNGKVVSKESLMLQLYPMAELRESHTIDVLMGRLRKKLQAADSHDVITTVRGQGYRFDV, from the coding sequence ATGCGCATTCTTGTTGTTGAAGATAATGTTCTGCTACGCCATCACCTGACTGTGCAGCTCAATGAAATGGGGCATCAGGTTGATGCGGCGGCAGAGGCGAAGGAGGCCGACTACTTCCTGCAGGAGCATGCGCCCGATATCGCGATTGTCGATCTGGGATTGCCACAGGAAGACGGCACCAGCCTTATCCGCCGCTGGCGCGCACATCAAATCAAACTGCCGATTCTGGTACTGACAGCCAGAGAAAGCTGGCAGGAAAAAGTTGCCGTACTGGAAGCCGGTGCCGATGATTACGTCACCAAGCCATTCCACATTGAAGAAGTCATTGCGCGGATGCAGGCACTGATGCGCCGCAACAGTGGGCTGGCGTCTCAAATTATCAGCCTGCCGCCGTTCGAAGTGGATCTGTCGCGGCGTGAGTTATTGGTCAACAGCGAGCCGGTAAAACTGACGGCGTTTGAGTACACCATTATCGAAACGCTTATCCGCAATAATGGCAAGGTGGTGAGCAAAGAGTCATTGATGCTGCAACTCTACCCGATGGCCGAATTGCGTGAAAGTCATACGATTGATGTACTGATGGGGCGCTTGCGCAAAAAGCTCCAGGCAGCGGATTCTCATGATGTGATTACCACCGTTCGCGGCCAGGGATATCGTTTTGATGTTTAG
- the pepT gene encoding peptidase T, producing the protein MEKLLDRFLNYVAFDTQSKAGVRQVPSTEGQMKLAQALQQELTELGFTQVTLSKHGCVASLPANVAWPVPAIGFIAHMDTSPDFSGKHVNPQIVENYRGGDIALGVGDEVLSPVMFPVLHHLLGQTLITTEGKTLLGADGKAGIAEIITALVRLKKRQIPHGDIRLAFTPDEEVGKGAQHFDVAAFNAEWAYTVDGGGVGELEYENFNAASVVVKIVGNNVHPGAAKGVMVNALSLATRIPAEEVPEHTEGYQGFYHLHSAKGTVERAELHYSIRDFEREGFEQRKKTLLNIAEKVGKGLHPDCYIEVTITDSYYNMRDQVEQHPHVIALAQQAMRDCGITPVMQPIRGGTDGAQLSFQGLPCPNLFTGGYNAHGKHEFVTHEGMESAVSVIMRIAELTAVRARDQQARHNTVAAKA; encoded by the coding sequence ATGGAAAAATTACTCGATCGTTTTTTGAATTACGTTGCGTTTGATACCCAGTCTAAAGCCGGGGTCAGGCAAGTGCCCAGTACCGAAGGGCAGATGAAGCTGGCGCAAGCGCTACAGCAGGAATTGACCGAACTGGGTTTTACTCAGGTGACGCTCAGTAAACATGGCTGCGTGGCCTCTTTGCCCGCCAATGTGGCCTGGCCGGTTCCAGCCATCGGGTTTATTGCCCATATGGATACGTCGCCCGATTTTAGCGGTAAACACGTTAATCCGCAGATTGTGGAGAACTATCGCGGGGGCGATATTGCTCTGGGCGTGGGCGATGAAGTGCTCTCGCCGGTGATGTTTCCGGTGCTGCATCATTTGCTGGGGCAGACACTGATTACAACCGAGGGTAAAACGCTGCTGGGAGCAGATGGTAAAGCGGGTATCGCTGAGATAATCACTGCGCTTGTTCGGTTAAAGAAACGGCAGATCCCGCATGGTGATATCCGTCTCGCTTTCACGCCGGATGAAGAGGTAGGTAAAGGCGCTCAACACTTTGATGTGGCAGCGTTTAATGCTGAGTGGGCGTATACCGTGGATGGCGGGGGCGTGGGTGAGCTGGAGTATGAGAACTTCAATGCCGCCTCGGTCGTGGTAAAAATCGTGGGAAACAATGTTCACCCCGGCGCGGCCAAAGGGGTGATGGTCAATGCATTATCACTGGCCACCCGTATTCCGGCTGAGGAAGTGCCGGAGCATACCGAGGGGTATCAGGGCTTTTACCATCTGCACAGCGCCAAAGGGACGGTGGAGCGCGCGGAGTTACACTACAGCATTCGTGATTTTGAGCGTGAGGGTTTTGAACAACGGAAGAAAACGTTGTTAAACATTGCGGAGAAGGTTGGCAAGGGATTACATCCTGATTGCTATATCGAGGTAACGATAACGGATAGTTATTACAATATGCGCGATCAGGTAGAACAGCATCCGCATGTCATTGCCCTGGCGCAACAGGCGATGCGGGATTGCGGTATTACGCCGGTGATGCAGCCAATCCGTGGCGGCACCGATGGTGCACAGCTCTCGTTTCAGGGGCTGCCTTGCCCGAATTTGTTTACCGGCGGATATAATGCGCACGGTAAACATGAGTTTGTGACGCACGAAGGGATGGAAAGCGCGGTGTCGGTGATTATGCGTATTGCTGAGCTCACCGCGGTACGAGCCAGAGACCAGCAGGCCCGCCATAACACGGTAGCGGCAAAAGCCTGA
- a CDS encoding ribosomal protein uL16 3-hydroxylase translates to MDYQLNLDWPDFMARHWQKRPVVIKGGFRAFIDPISPDELAGLAMENEVDSRLVSHLDGRWNVSHGPFDSFDHLGESNWSLLVQAVDHWHEPSAALMHPFRQLPDWRIDDLMISFSVPGGGVGPHLDQYDVYYSGTGRRRWRVGDKIPIKQHCPHPDLLQVEPFEAIIDEELEPGDILYIPPAFPHEGYSLENSLNYSVGFRAPSARELVSGFADNVLAREMGGQRYSDPDIVPRSHPADILPQELDNLHQLMLDLVQDKAAFGQWFGEFISQSRHELDLAPPQPPYQPGELYELLQQGETLCRLGGLRVLRIGDDCFVNGERLGSQQPQAMNALAQYEELGAGLLGAALDDPSFLAQLTALVNSGYWYFAD, encoded by the coding sequence ATGGACTACCAACTCAATCTCGACTGGCCTGATTTTATGGCCCGCCACTGGCAAAAACGCCCGGTGGTCATCAAAGGTGGATTTCGCGCTTTCATTGACCCGATAAGCCCCGACGAACTGGCCGGGCTGGCGATGGAAAACGAGGTGGACAGCCGGCTGGTCAGCCATCTGGACGGGCGCTGGAATGTCAGCCACGGCCCGTTCGACAGCTTCGACCATTTGGGCGAGAGCAACTGGTCACTGCTGGTACAGGCAGTCGATCACTGGCATGAACCCTCAGCCGCGCTGATGCACCCTTTCCGCCAGTTGCCTGACTGGCGTATTGACGATTTGATGATTTCGTTTTCCGTGCCCGGTGGGGGTGTCGGCCCCCATCTGGATCAATACGATGTTTATTATTCAGGGACAGGTCGCCGCCGCTGGCGAGTCGGTGACAAAATCCCGATAAAGCAGCACTGCCCGCACCCGGATTTACTACAGGTTGAGCCGTTCGAGGCCATCATTGATGAAGAGCTGGAGCCGGGCGATATTCTCTACATTCCCCCGGCGTTTCCCCATGAAGGCTACTCGCTGGAAAACTCGCTCAATTATTCTGTCGGTTTTCGCGCACCCAGTGCCCGCGAGCTGGTCAGTGGTTTTGCCGATAACGTGCTGGCACGCGAGATGGGTGGGCAGCGCTACAGTGACCCTGACATCGTCCCTCGCTCGCATCCTGCCGACATTTTGCCGCAGGAGCTGGATAATCTGCATCAATTGATGCTGGACTTAGTGCAGGATAAAGCAGCCTTTGGCCAGTGGTTCGGCGAGTTTATCTCTCAGTCACGCCATGAACTGGATTTAGCACCGCCACAGCCACCCTACCAGCCAGGCGAACTTTATGAACTGCTGCAACAAGGTGAAACACTGTGCCGTCTTGGTGGCTTGCGCGTCTTGCGTATTGGTGATGACTGTTTTGTTAACGGCGAGCGGCTCGGCAGCCAGCAACCACAGGCCATGAACGCGCTGGCACAGTATGAAGAACTGGGGGCCGGGCTGTTAGGTGCCGCACTGGACGACCCCTCGTTTCTCGCCCAGTTAACAGCGTTGGTCAATAGCGGTTACTGGTACTTTGCCGACTGA
- a CDS encoding FeoA family protein codes for MALSLQTLLDLPLNVNAVVARIRSGGEHQQRLTELGIRVGGQVRVIQRDANQPLMLAAGDSRVAINWEMGKQVWVHAQSDQ; via the coding sequence ATGGCTCTGAGTCTGCAAACGTTGCTTGATCTCCCGCTTAACGTGAATGCGGTTGTCGCGCGTATCCGCTCAGGCGGCGAGCATCAACAGCGGCTGACCGAACTGGGTATTCGTGTCGGCGGGCAAGTTCGCGTTATCCAGCGTGACGCCAATCAACCTTTGATGCTGGCGGCGGGCGATAGCCGCGTGGCGATCAACTGGGAAATGGGCAAACAGGTATGGGTGCACGCGCAATCGGATCAGTAA
- the phoQ gene encoding two-component system sensor histidine kinase PhoQ: MKKAPPLSLRFRFLIATAAVVLALTLSYGIVAVVGYSVSFDKTSFRLLRGESNLVYSLAQWRENQLTIATPPEIDINYPTLVFIYDKNGKLLWRERAVPELESQIKPEWLEKTDYHELDADSTISNAVCKAVPLKCLISCTPIVREDKTPFTHSIAVECVPESERLPQMVIVVVDRIPQELQQADIVWEWFRYVFIAHLVLVLPLLWLAAHCALSRISTQISELEQGSREHLNEYPPQELNSLVRNLNTLLSNERQRYHKYRTTLTDLTHSLKTPLAVLQTTLRSLRSGKELTIEQAEPIMLTQLAAFHSKLLLPASSQCNDHLSMIREVHSVPAQLDALCSALNKVYQRKGVVLTMDIAPELTFIGEKNDFMEVMGNILDNACKYCLEFVEISALYSGQKLHLIIEDDGPGIPDSKREVIFQRGQRADTLRPGQGIGLAVAAEIIEQYQGEIVIGSSQLKVEAIFGLQHLGQSEG, from the coding sequence GTGAAAAAGGCTCCTCCTCTTTCACTGCGCTTTCGCTTTTTGATTGCGACAGCAGCCGTTGTGCTGGCATTAACGCTCTCTTACGGCATTGTTGCCGTGGTCGGTTACAGTGTCAGTTTTGATAAAACGTCATTTCGCCTGTTACGGGGTGAAAGCAACCTGGTTTACAGCCTCGCCCAGTGGCGCGAAAACCAGCTCACCATTGCCACGCCGCCAGAAATCGACATCAATTACCCGACGCTGGTGTTTATTTATGATAAAAACGGCAAGTTATTATGGCGTGAACGGGCCGTGCCGGAACTGGAATCACAGATAAAACCCGAGTGGCTTGAGAAAACGGATTACCACGAGCTGGATGCGGACAGCACTATCAGCAATGCGGTATGCAAGGCAGTACCCCTCAAATGCTTGATAAGCTGCACGCCTATAGTTCGCGAAGACAAAACACCGTTTACCCACTCTATTGCAGTTGAATGTGTACCCGAATCAGAGCGCCTGCCACAAATGGTTATCGTCGTGGTAGACCGAATACCTCAGGAACTACAGCAAGCCGACATTGTCTGGGAGTGGTTTCGCTACGTGTTTATCGCGCATCTGGTACTGGTTCTGCCACTATTGTGGCTGGCTGCGCACTGCGCCCTATCAAGGATTAGTACACAGATCAGTGAACTCGAACAGGGTTCACGCGAGCACCTCAACGAATACCCACCGCAGGAGCTCAACAGCCTGGTACGCAACCTCAATACCCTGCTCAGTAATGAGCGCCAGCGCTATCATAAATACCGCACGACTTTGACTGACCTCACACACAGCCTGAAAACGCCGCTGGCGGTGCTACAGACCACGCTGCGCTCGCTGCGTAGCGGTAAAGAGTTAACCATTGAGCAGGCCGAACCGATTATGCTGACGCAATTAGCCGCATTTCACAGCAAATTGCTATTACCTGCATCGAGCCAGTGTAACGATCACCTGAGCATGATACGTGAAGTCCATTCCGTACCCGCCCAGCTTGATGCGTTGTGCTCTGCGCTAAACAAAGTGTATCAGCGTAAAGGCGTGGTACTGACCATGGACATTGCCCCCGAGCTGACGTTTATTGGCGAGAAAAATGATTTCATGGAAGTGATGGGCAATATTCTGGATAACGCGTGTAAATACTGCCTTGAATTTGTCGAAATCAGCGCCCTGTATTCCGGGCAAAAACTGCATTTGATTATTGAAGATGATGGGCCCGGCATCCCTGACAGCAAGCGGGAAGTTATTTTTCAGCGGGGACAACGCGCCGATACCCTGCGCCCCGGCCAGGGTATCGGCCTGGCCGTCGCCGCAGAGATTATCGAACAGTATCAAGGGGAAATCGTCATCGGCAGCAGTCAGCTCAAGGTGGAAGCTATTTTCGGCCTACAGCATCTTGGGCAGAGTGAGGGCTGA
- a CDS encoding D-amino acid dehydrogenase, with the protein MKVVVLGSGIIGVSTAWYLACAGHDVTVIDRQAEVAQETSAANAGQISPGYSAPWAAPGIPLKAVKWLFQRHAPLAIRPDFTATQLRWMWQMLLNCDSAHYRVNKARMVRLAEYSRDCLQALRAETGIAYEGRQGGTLQLFRTRQQYENAYRDIAVLKDAGVPYELLEAAQLATVEPALARVRDKLAGGLRLPHDETGDCQLFTQQLAKMAQQAGVVFRFNTQVQHLDVSADAVNAVYCQGEKITADAYVMACGSYSRGLLETWFDIPVYPLKGYSLTIPLTSDADAPVSTVLDETYKVAITRFDKRIRVGGMAEIAGFDLSLNLKRRATLERVVRDLYPECGPIEQATFWTGLRPMTPDGTPLVGRSPLKNLYLNTGHGTLGWTMGCGSGRLLADILSGNEPDIEYQDLSYSRYA; encoded by the coding sequence ATGAAGGTGGTTGTTTTAGGGAGTGGTATTATCGGCGTCAGTACTGCCTGGTATTTGGCCTGCGCCGGACATGACGTCACCGTGATTGATCGCCAGGCCGAGGTGGCTCAGGAAACCAGTGCGGCCAACGCCGGGCAAATTTCACCCGGTTACTCAGCCCCCTGGGCTGCGCCCGGGATCCCGCTTAAAGCCGTTAAGTGGCTGTTTCAGCGCCACGCACCGTTGGCGATTCGCCCTGACTTCACCGCCACCCAGTTACGCTGGATGTGGCAGATGCTACTGAACTGCGACAGCGCCCACTATCGTGTCAATAAAGCCCGTATGGTGAGGCTGGCCGAATACAGCCGCGATTGTTTGCAGGCGCTGCGTGCTGAAACCGGCATCGCGTACGAAGGCCGTCAGGGGGGAACACTGCAACTGTTTCGCACCCGCCAGCAATATGAGAATGCCTATCGGGATATCGCCGTACTAAAAGACGCCGGTGTGCCTTATGAGCTGCTGGAGGCCGCGCAACTGGCAACGGTGGAGCCGGCGCTGGCGCGGGTGCGTGATAAACTGGCCGGGGGGCTGCGTCTGCCCCATGATGAAACCGGCGATTGCCAGCTTTTTACCCAACAGTTGGCGAAAATGGCGCAGCAGGCGGGGGTTGTCTTTCGCTTCAACACGCAGGTGCAACACCTGGATGTCAGTGCGGATGCGGTCAATGCGGTGTACTGTCAGGGGGAGAAAATCACCGCCGACGCTTATGTGATGGCGTGTGGCTCCTATTCCCGTGGCTTACTGGAAACGTGGTTTGATATTCCGGTCTACCCGTTAAAAGGTTATTCGCTGACTATCCCGCTGACCAGTGATGCCGATGCGCCGGTCTCAACCGTGCTTGATGAAACTTACAAAGTGGCCATCACCCGCTTTGATAAGCGAATTCGGGTTGGGGGGATGGCCGAAATTGCCGGTTTTGATCTGTCCCTTAACCTAAAACGCCGCGCCACGCTGGAAAGGGTGGTGCGCGATTTGTATCCCGAATGCGGGCCAATTGAGCAGGCAACGTTCTGGACCGGTTTACGCCCGATGACCCCGGACGGCACACCGCTGGTTGGGCGTTCACCGTTAAAAAATCTCTATCTCAATACCGGGCATGGCACGCTGGGCTGGACGATGGGCTGCGGCTCCGGTCGGTTGCTGGCGGATATTCTTTCCGGCAACGAGCCGGATATTGAATATCAGGATCTCTCTTATTCCCGCTATGCCTGA
- a CDS encoding FeoC-like transcriptional regulator, producing MTLLELRDFVRERKKVSLSEVSQAFKVEPGVAQAMLAVWVQKGKVCFHEGEAAPKCGGCCGCDKRLGQYYEWL from the coding sequence ATGACGTTACTGGAACTGCGTGATTTTGTCCGAGAACGGAAAAAGGTGTCGCTCAGTGAAGTCAGCCAGGCGTTTAAGGTCGAACCCGGTGTGGCGCAAGCGATGCTGGCAGTCTGGGTGCAAAAAGGCAAAGTCTGTTTTCATGAGGGTGAGGCTGCACCGAAATGTGGTGGCTGCTGTGGCTGTGATAAACGCCTGGGGCAGTATTATGAATGGCTGTAG